DNA sequence from the Anaerolineae bacterium genome:
CCGAGGCTGATGTTATACTCCTTTTCCGGAGGAAAAACAGGAGGAGACATATGATAAGCGCTGAACCCTTTTTCTTCCCCGGCAACGAAATTGGATGCCTTTTAGTCCACGGCTTTACGGGGACCCCTAATGAGATGCGGAGGCTGGGAGAATTCCTGGCAGAACATGGCTTCACAGTGAAAGGCGTCCGTTTAGCCGGCCACGGAACCTCCCCTCTGGATATGGAAAAAACCACCTGGAAAGATTGGTTTAACTCCGTTCTAGAAGGGTACCAAGAACTTCAGAGGCTGACCTATAAAATTTTCCCGATTGGCCTCTCCCTGGGGGCAGCCCTCTCCCTCCATCTGGCAGTTCACTACAGCGTTGACGGCGTCGTAGCCCTTTCAGCTCCAGCCTTCATCAAAGACCCACGCCTCTTCTTCCTGCCCATAGCCAAACATTTCATCCGTTTCGTCAAAAAGGGCCCATCGGATTTCTTTGATCCAACCGTTCCTCAGTGGCACCTGGATTACTCCGTTTACCCCACCAGATCCATAGAACAGCTCCTCCAGTTCCTGGCCCACATGAGAAGGGAACTGCCCATGGTTAAAGCCCCGGTGCTTTTTATCCATTCCAAAACTGATAGATCAGTCCCACCGGAAAACCCTCTCTATCTCATCCAGCGCATCGGTTCAGCCGAGAAATCCATCATATGGATAGAGAAAAGCGGGCATGTGATAACTGAAGACATCGCCCGGGAGGAAGTCTTCAATGCGTGCCTTAATTTTATCCGTCAGCATTCTGGCCCTGGCCCTTCAGAGTTGCCGTGAGCCCACTGAAGAATTCAACATCGGAGCAGCACCGACGGTTATGAAAGCCCTGGATGAAGTGGCAATGGATTTCAGAGGATGCAAAGTCAACATAAGCTACGCATCCTCGGGCCAGATAGCCCAGCAGGTGCGGCAGGGAGCCCCTTTTGACCTCCTGATTTTAGCCGATAAGGATTACATTGAGGCATTGGCGAGGGAAGGCTATGTTCTTGAAGAGAGCATAAAGACCTATGCCCGGACAAACCTAGTGGTCTGGATTCCAGAGGACGGGCCTCGTCTTGAAAACCTCAGAGAACTGATTTACATCCCTGGAAAGATAGCGGTAGCCAACCCCGAGTATGCTCCCTCGGGAAAAGCTGCCGTTCAGGCTCTAAGGGCGGCCGGCCTCTGGGAGGAGTTGAAAGATAAGCTCGTTTACGCCGAAAACCTTCGCGAAGCAACCCAGTACGCCGAAGTGGGCAGTGCTTCCGCCGCCATCACCTCCCTTTCCCTCGTCCTGGACCTGAAGGGCCACTACTTTGTAATCCCAAAAGAACTCTACACCCCTCTTGAGCAGAGTCTGGCCATCGTAAAGGGGGCGAAGCACGAAAAATGCGCGCGAGATTTCATTGCCCACTTCCTCGGGCCAGAGGGCAAAAATATCCTGAAAAAGCATGGCTTTGAGGTTCTGGAGGAATGAAAGAATGGATCTGAGCCCTCTTTTGCTCTCTTTAAAAGTAGCTCTCACCGCTACGGCTTTAGCTACCGTAACCGGACTCGCGCTGGCTATATTGGTCACCAGGGTTCATTTTATGGGCAAAACCCTCTTAGAAGCTTTTTTGACTTTGCCCCTTGTCCTTCCGCCGAGCGTTGTGGGCTATTACCTTCTGATGATAATGGGCCGGGATGGCCCCTTAGGGTGGCTTGGCTGGCTTTTCACCTGGAAAGCAGCCGTTATGGCTTCGTGGATCGTAGCCCTGCCTTTGATGTTCAGGGCAGCCAAGAGTGCCCTGGAAAGTGTAGATCCATCGCTCGAGATGGTGGCCAGGACCCTAGGGGTTCCCCCCTGGAAAGCTTTCTTGGACGTAACCCTGCCCTTAGCAAGCCGGGGAATAACGGCAGGGGTCATTCTGAGTTTTGCTAGAGCCCTCGGGGAGTTCGGCGCTACGCTGATGGTGGCTGGGAACATTCCAGGCAAAACCAGAACTATTCCTCTGGCTATCTACACCGCCGTCCAGGCTAACCGGATGGATACAGCCACCTTTTGGGTGGTAATCACTGTCTTCCTGGCCTTCATTTTTATCCTGATAGTAAACAAACTTCAGGCAAGATGATGCCCGTTTTAGTAGCACAATTTTCTAAAAAGCTTGGAGAAATTTCTCTGAATATAAACTTTGAGCTGGGAAGAGAGGTGCTGGTGCTCTTCGGCCCCTCGGGAAGCGGCAAAACTTCTATCCTCCGGTGCCTTTCCGGCCTCTTGACCCCCGAAAAGGGTTTCATTGAGCTAGAAGGTCGGGTGCTTTTCTCTTCCGATGGCAAAAGGGTGAAGGTGAATGTCCCCGTTCACCTGCGACGTATAGGCTTTGTGTTTCAGGATTATGCCCTCTTTCCCCACATGACAGTGGCGGAAAATATCCTTTACGGATGCAGAAACAAAGCAAAAAGGCGGGAAATTTTACAGATGTTCCTGGAGAAAATGGGTCTGAAGGGCCTTGAAAGCTACTACCCCCACGAACTTTCAGGAGGTCAGAAGCAGAGGGTGGCTATAGCCAGAGCCCTGGCGGCTGAACCACGCCTCCTCCTTTTGGACGAGCCCTTTTCGGCGCTGGATAAACCAGTGCGACACAAGCTTCAATCCGACCTTCTGAAACTCCAGGAAGAAATGGAAATCCCAGTAATTCTGGTAACCCACGACTTGGAAGATGCCTTTATCATGGGCACCAAGCTGGCTGTGGTAAACGCAGGAAAAATTGAACAGATTGGAGAAAAAGAGGAGGTGTTCCGGCACCCCCGCACCAGAGCCGTGGCTAAGTTCATAGGAGCCAGGAATATTATGCAAGGGAAAGTGCTGGGCAGGGACGAAAAGGGAGTTTACATTGATTGGAAAGGCTTTGTCTTTGAGGCCTTACCCCACGAAGCATCACCTGGCTCAGAAATTACTTTCTGCATACGGCCCGAAGATGTAATGATCATAAGACCTGATAGACCCCTCCGAGGTGGGATCAGAGAAAACCTCATAAGCGGAGTTATAGTGCGGGAAATTCACAAGGGCGACCATTATACCCTCTTCTTCAAAGTGCGCCCGGTGGAAACGGGAAAGGATTACGATTTAGAAATTTCAATCCCCGCCCACGCCTATATACGCCTGGAACTCGGAGTTGGCAAAGAAGTGCTGGTCTCCCTCAAAAAGAGCGCTCTGCATATTATCCAGGACTCTTAAGGCCGCTTCCTGTTAGGGGAACCACAACAGTCTTGCCCGAAAGGTCATGGAGGTGGTCCAGCGCCGCCACAGCCACCGCCGAAGTCGGTTCTACGAAGAAACCTTCAAGGGCAAGCTCCTTCCTGGCTTTGAGAATTTCTTCCTCCTCCACCACTAAGATCCCTCCGCCGGTTTCCCTAACCGCCCGAAGAATTTCCTTTGCCCGGAGGGGTTTTGCTATACTTATGCCCTCGGCCACGGTGGGGCCCGGGGTGTAGTCGGGAATTTCTTCAATTCCGAGGCGGAAAGCTTCAAAGAGGGGTGAGCAGTTTCTGGCTTGAACCCCATACAATGCGGGCATGGAGTCCACAAGGCCCGTCTCCAGAAGATTCCGGAACCCTTCGTAAAGGCCCAGGAGCAAGGTCCCGTGCCCAACCGGAAGCACCATGGCATCAGGAACCCTGCCAAGCTGCTCCCAGATTTCATAGGCAACCGTCTTCATCCCCTCCAGGATTAGGGGATTGTAGTAGTGACTGGCGTAGTAATAGCCTTTTTCCGCCTCCTCCCAGACGGCTCTGGCGGCTTCTTCCCTGGGCCCTTTCACTTCCACCAACTCTGCACCGTAGATAGCTATCTGGGCTTTCTTGGCCGGAGAAGCATGAGCCGGAACAAAGATGCGGGCTTTTATCCCGGCTCTCGCTGCATAAGCGGCCAAAGAAGCTCCCGCATTTCCCGATGAATCTTCCACCACCTCCTTAATCCCTGCGCTCTTGAGAAAACTCACCAGCACAGCGGTCCCTCTGTCCTTGAAAGAACCCGTGGGTGAAAGGTACTCCAGTTTGAAATGAAGAGGCATCCCTCTCCATTCGGCTTCCACAAGAGGTGTTAAACCCTCCCCCATGGATACAATTTCACCAACTTCTGGAAGCGACTCCCGGTATCGCCACAGAGAAAAGGTTCCCCGATGGATTCTATGGTGAGCAAAAGGCTTCGGATTGCGGAGGTTGAAATACCCACCACACGGACAACGCCAGAGGGTGGTGGTCGGAGGGTAAGAACGACCGCAGGCAGAACAGGTGAACTCCAATTTTCCCCTCCCACAAAAATAGGGCTACCTTCTATTCGGGTATATAATAAAGCAGGTTCAGGAAGATGGCAATCGGGCCAAGAAACTTCTATATATAACAGGACAAGGCACTTTGCAGGGTTTCCCGTCGCTCCGGTCCCACACCTGGGGGAGGGATGTGAAGCAACCGGATAGCAGAACCGGAAAGTTTGCAGAATCCGAAAAATTCGTTTAAGCTTAAAACAAAGGAGGTGTTATGCTTAAAGTTCGTGCGATTTGCCTTGTTTTTATCTTTTTCCTGGCCCTTTCTTTCCCCGCCTTTCCTGCTCTAGCTGAAGGCTCCTCTCCGCTTAAGGTCTACTACGCCGGACCTGAAGACAGAGCGCTCACAGCCCTGACCATAGCCCCCGCCTTTCGCCTGGTTTACGACCCAGCCCAGGCTGACGTCCTTTTCCTCAATGGCTCTATACCCGAGCCCGAAAGGCTTGCGGCTCTAGTTCGGGGAGGGGCTGGCTTAGTGCTCATCCTGGGCCCAAATGTCTCCACCTCTCAGGTGGAAACTCTGCTGGGCTTTCCGGTCACCTTGAAAGCGCGGGAGGATCCCCTCAGCCTGATCGGCGTGGAGAGGGTTCACGACCCATTGCTCACTGAGATCGTGTGGACCAGCGCACCGCAGATCCGGCAGCGCCTTGAGGTGAAAACGCCTGCCTCAGGCGTGACAGCCCTGGTGGTGGGATTTGAGGACGGCTCCTGGGTCCTGTGGTCTGCCCAGAACGGACGGGCTTATGTCTTCAACGCCTTTTTAGGCGAGGCCAATCCCCAGTTTCAGGACTGGGGCTATTTCAACTACTTCATCTACCATTTAACGATGCGGGTAGCAGGCCGGACCCCCGTCTCTTTCGCCGATTATCCAGCTTCTCCGGTGCCTCACGCGCGGGAGCGTCTTATCCTTTATATCCTTTTGGCAGGGATGCTGGCAGTAGCCGTGCTGATTTTCTGGGCCGTTCGGCGCTACAGCCGCGCCCATCCGGAACTGCTGGACGTCCTGGTGGCTGACCGGCAGGATTTCATCGCTCGTGAGGCTGGAACGGCCTGGGAGGAGATCGGCTTCCACCGCCCTCTGGCGGGCTTCTTCGTGGCCCTGATGATGGGCATTGTCCTCTTCATCCCCCTCATTATTTACCAGAACCTCATCCTCCCCGCTTACATTCTCCCCTCCGCCCAAGCTCTGGGCATCTGGGGACGGGTGGTCCAGTTCTTTAACTTCCTCTGGCTGCTTTTTGACCTGGGCACCAGTGCCGCCTTCATCAAATTTTTCGCCCAGTACCGGGTCCATGATCCCCGCCGGGCCATTCAGTATGGGCAGGTTTTCGTCTGGTGGCAGGCCCTATCCGGCGCATTTCAGGTGGCGATGGTGACAGCAGTAGCGGGCACTTTCCTCCCCAGAACCCCTTACGCCCTCTATACCTGGAGCGTCATTATCCACACCTTTATCCAGATCCCTGGTTTCTACCAGGTGATGCGGCACGGGCTGATGGCCTGGCAGCGGTTTGACTACGCCCAGACGCTGGACATCGCCCTGGCTCTCATCTTCCCCATCATCACCCAGCCGGTGCTGGTGACGCTGATGGTGCGATGGGGAGCAGCAAACCCTGTCTTTGGCGGGCCGATGGGGGGCGTACTGGGGATGGGGATGGCTGCCTACGCCTCCGAACTTCTTGCCTTTCTGCTGGGCCTCTGGCTCTACCGGCGGTTGGGCTACAATCCCCGCCTCCTCTTCCTGGCCCACTTTAACTGGAGCATCGTCAAAGAAGCCCTGCGCTTCGGAGTCTTTGAAATGTTGGGGTCCATTGCCTGGGCAGCAGGCCAGGCCCTGGAGATCCTCATCACCCAGACTCGGCTGGTCAACTACAATGAGGTTTGGGGAAACTGGACTCTGGCCCAGAACTTCGTCTTCGCCTACAACGTATTGCACACCCTTTACGCCAACCTGATGTCCTCCATCTCCGAGGCTATCTCTCATGCCCGGAAGGTGTTGAGCCAGTATTACTCGGTGATGGCTTACAAGTGGGGTGGCCTGATAAGCGCCTTCATCGGCGCTGTGCTCCTGGCAGTAGCCGACCGCTTCATCCTGGGAGCATCAGGGCCAGAATTTGTCCGAGCTGCCACTTATGCCATCCCCCTCATTATCTGGGGTGCCATCCAGTACCCTTCATGGGTGGGAGATAACGTCCAGCTGGGGGCCAACCGCCCATACCTTAAGTCCATCCTGGTAGCAGGAGAGCAGGCCATCCGCATCCTCCTGGCGCTTATTTTGCTGCGGCGCTACCAGATCAATGCCCTTATCTTCGCCTACTTCGTGGCCCTGCTGACCAAAGATATCGTGGCCTACTTCATCAACCACCGGCTCTGCTTCCCTCAGCGGTTCTATTTCTGGCAATCGCTGGGAGCCCCGCTTCTGGCAGGAGCAGCCCACTACCTGGTCCTGCGCTGGCTCACAGGCCTTATCTGGCAGGGCGATCAGGTGACCAGTGTCCTCATTTTCTTCATCGGCATCCTGCCCTCCTATCCGCTGTTCGCTTTCTTCTACGGCTTCTTCGGGGGCTGGGATGACGCAACTTTGGAAGAGGTTCGGCAGGCAGCAAATCTTGCAGGCTTTGTGCGACCGCTGGCCTGGCTCTTCTGGGGAGCGAGCGCGCTGGGGGCCCGGATCAGCCCCTTCCATGGGCGTTTCCCCATCACGATATACGCAACTGCGATGGAGGAAGCCCATTCTCTTACCAGGGAGCGAGTTAAGTTGATCTGATAGAAAGCCCCCTCCTGTGACAGGGCCATTATGGTTCTATGAGAACATAATCCTTATTCCCTGCAGGGAGGCGGGAAAGATCTTGCCAGCGGTAAACTCCCACCGCCAGTTTATACTTGCCCTCAGGTACATCCAGAACCCGCTCGTCCCGGTAAGTGCGGCCGGGGACCCAGGACGAAGTACCCATAGCCGTAAGCCAGAAAGGAGGACCATCGCTCTGGGCCACCTTTTGCCCTTTCTCATCCAGAACATGGATAAAAACGGAGTAATCTTCTGGAATCACATCAATGGCGCGCCAGTAAAGGGTGAGATGCAGAGGCCTCCCCGGATTCAAATCGTATCCCACAAGGCTGATGAGCCCGCCGAAATTTACCTCAACATACCTTTGGGGAACAAGCTCCCCCTTCCCTGACGGCTCAAAGGGACAGCGCTCTTGAGGCACAAGCCGGCACAGAAAGCTTGAGCTGCGCCTGAAACCTGCAACCTGAACCATTGTATCTCCATATAAAAGCACTATGGGGCCTTCAGATCTGAAATTTTTGACCTTCCACTTCTCCCCTGCCGAAACCTCTAAGGCTACCACAAAGTATTGCCCGAGATCCCAGGGAATGGTTTCCACCGCCACCGTTTCGCCCACTTTCCACAGGGGTGGCGGATACCAGATAAGGGTTGGGAGAGGATGGAAAAGGCTTCCGGCAAAGGGCCGGCTTTTTTCGTCCAGAAGGGAAACGTTTATCTTAAAGCCTTCGGGAAGCGATGCGAGCGGTTCCCAGTAAGTTCGCACTGTAAGAAGTTTCCCTTCCCGATACCTGATCAGGTCTAACCCTTTGAACAGAAGTTTACCCTCAAAACAGACTTCAGCAGGGTATGAAGGGCGAGGGTCTTTTACCCTGGCAAAATCAAAGAATTCATCCCCAAGTTCCCGGCGGCTTTTGCCCCTCTGGAGGAGGATATAGCCGTGAGACGCTTCCACAATTCCGAACCCTCCATCCAGAAGCTTAAGGAATTCCCTGTGAAAATCGTTCGGATGCATGTCCGTGGTAGAGGTCACGTCCAGGAGGATAAAATCAGCCACCCCAGTGGAAGGAAATGGGTAAACTCCAGCCCTATCAGTAAAATGCGGGTATAAACCCACAGTGGTGGAAAGAGGGGCTTCTGGGGGAATCAGGGCCTCAAAACGGGAAAGCAAACGGTGGTGAGGGGTTACTTCCGGAAAGGGAACGTTCCAGGCCAGGGGGGTAAAACCTCTCACGAAATGCAGAGTCAGTGCTCCAACAACCATCCAGGCCGAGAGCACCGGGCGAACTTTTTCCTTAAGCCTGGTCATCCCCAGAAGGGCGGAAACGGTTAAAAAGGGAAGAAAAATTGCAGAATAATGCTGCTCTCCAGTGTAAGTAGGGGGGTAATTGCTGAGGACGTTCAGGAGAAAGAAGGGGGCTGAAAAGAACAGGATTTCAGGAGCTAAAAGGGAGAGGAAACCGGTGTGAGCCAACAGGAAAGCTCCGTATCCGGGTCCCCGGGAGAGGATCAGGCCCCAGGCTTCCTTCAAGCCTCGGAGATCCCGATAGCGGGCAACGTAAAGGTAATTTTCTCCAAAGGTCTCCCTTGCGTAGTGGGGTATGATGATAATAAACGCGCAGGCACCATAGAGCAGGCTTATAGCCATGAGAGCGATCCCCAACCTCGGGGATAACCTGAAGAAGGAATAGAGCCCCAGGAGAAAAGCCAGGTAAAACATGTCCTCCCGAGCTAACATTGCAAGGATAGCGAAAGTCAGAAAGGGAACAACCGAACGGCGATGGGCGAAGTAGCAGGCGAACAGGAAAAAGGGAACGGCCAGAGGTGCAGTGTGGAAATCGGCCAGGTTGGCGGCCTGAAGGGCCGGGGAGAGAAGATAAACCAGAGGAAAAGTTAGGGCTACAAACTCGTTCTTGAGTTTATCCCGTGCCATCAGGAACAGGGGAATAGCGCCGAGGGCAAGGAGGAAAGTCTGAAGGATCAAGAGGGTTTCAGCCTTATCCCAGATGAGCAAAAAAGGAGCAAGCAGAAGGATTATGGGTTCAAAGTGGTATGCAAGGGATGAGCCCTCAGTCTGACGGAAAAGCTGTCCGTGCAGTGTAAACCAGACGGCCTGGTGGTTAACTCCAAGGTCAAACATTGCGGTCTGGAAAGACCAGTGTCGGGCAAGGGAGAAACTGCCGATGGCCAGGATATATAGAGAAAGCATGAGGAAGAGGATAGCGCCGGACAGGAATCTTCTCATCCCTTCCATCCGATTACAAAAGCTATGGCCGTGGTCCTGGAATGAGCCAGACTTATATTCCAGCCTTTTACTCCCAGCTCTGTGGCTCTGGCGAGGGCTTTCCCTGAAAGTTTGAGGCAAGGCCTGCCTGATTCATCGCGAAGGATTTCCACTTCTTTCCAGCCTATGGGCCCTATGCCCGTGCCAAGGGCTTTAGCCACTGCTTCCTTGGCCGCAAAACGGGCCGCCAGGCAGTGAATATATCCACCGCAAAGCTTTAGTTCATCCGGAGTGAAGACCCTGGCCTTGAACCTTTCTCCCCAGCGTTGGCAGGCCTTTTCCACCCTCTCCAACTCTACCAGGTCAACTCCCACCAGAAATGCCTGCACCGTCGAAGCCCCTTCCTATGCCCCTGTAAATGAAGCCCAGCGCTTTCATCTTCTCCGGATCGTATATGTTGCGCCCGTCTATGAGGATGGGCTGACGCATCAGATTCCTTATGCGTTCCATATCCAGTTGCTTGAATTCGTTCCACTCCGTGACCAGGATGAGGGCATCGGCTCCCTGGGCGACCTGATACGGGTCTTCCTTGAACTCTACTCCGTTGAGGATAGCCTTGGCGTTCTCCATAGCAGCGGGGTCATAGGCTTTAACCTTTGCTCCCTCGTGCTGGAGCATGTGGATTATTTCCACCGAAGGGGCTTCCCTCATGTCATCGGTGTTGGGCTTGAAGGCAAGGCCGAGGATTCCGACCACTTTGTTCCGGAGGCTACCGCCCAGAAGGTTCCTCAGTTTGTGGACAAGCCTGCGGCGCTGGTCCTGGTTTATCTCAATGACGGCCCGCAGGAGCTGGGGGTGACAACCGTGAGTGGCAGCCATGTAGGCCAGAGCCCTCACATCTTTGGGGAAGCAGCTCCCTCCCCATCCAATCCCCGCCCCAAGGAATTCGGAGCCTATCCTGTGGTCAAGGCCCATCCCCATGGCCACCACTTTAACATCCGCACCCAGGGCCTCGCAGATGTTGGCGATTTCGTTTATGAAGGAAATTTTCGTAGCCAGGAAGGCGTTAGAGGCATACTTTATCATCTCGGCGGTGCGAAGATCAGTGATAATTACTGGAGCCTGAAGGGGGGCGTAAAGTTCAGCTACCTTCTCAGCAGCCTCCCGATTTGTAGAACCTAAAACAATGCGGTCAGGATTCATGAAATCGTAGACGGCAGAGCCTTCGCGAAGGAATTCGGGGTTGGAGACAACCCAGAAGGGGACGGAGGGATTGGTCATGTTTTCCCGGATTATCTCCGCCACAAAGTCTCCCGTGCCTATGGGAACAGTGCTTTTGTTCACAATTATTACGGGGTGGTCCAGATTTCTGGCTATTTCCTTGGCGGCAGCTTCCACATAGGAGAGATCCGCTTCCCCCTCCTCCCCTTCAGGGGTGTTAACTGCGATAAAGATGAACTGGGCGTTTTTGATAGCTTCGGGATAAGAAGTGGTGAAGTATATGCGGCCAGCTCTGAGGTTCCTGCGGACTATTTCTTCAAGGCCGGGCTCGAAGAAGGGGACCTTGCCTCTTTTTAGGCTTTCAATTTTGGCTTCGTTTATATCTACACACCAAACCTTATTTCCGAGATCGGCAAAGCAGGCCCCTGTTACGAGGCCAACGTATCCCACTCCGATGACAGCTATCTCCCTCAAGGCAACCTCCTTTAATTTATGTTTTAACCTTGCCCGATCGCGGAAAGGCTCAGGGCACAATCCCCAGGGAGAGTACGGGGATTTTTTCCGCCCTTTCCAGTTTCCTCAAGTCCCGATAACCGATGGTTCACCATCGTTTCATAATCCCCTTCAGAGGTGGTTTGGGGGCACCATCGGGTTCCCTTATTGCCACCCCTGCCGGTTCAGGGGCGGGGGTTTTTTACACCCTCAATCTTGGGTCAAGGGCATCCCGCAGGCCATCCCCCAGCAAGTTAAAGCCCAGTACAGTAAGCATTATAGCAAGGCCTGGGAATATTACAACATGAGGGGCAGTGAAAACAGAGCCCCGTCCCTGGCCGAGCATCGCCCCCCACTCAGGGGTAGGAGGCTGAGCCCCGAGCCCGAGAAAGCTCAATCCGGCTGCGTCCAGTATGGCCGTCGCTATGCCGAGGGTTCCCTGGACTATGATGGGAGTTAAACAGTTGGGCATTATGTGACGGAACAGGATGCGGCTTGAGGAGCATCCTATAGCCCTGGCAGCCAGCACGTAATCGGTTTCTTTGGCCGCCAGAACCGATGCCCTCACAATCCTGGCGTAGACCGGTATTGAGACGAAAGCGATGGCATAGAGCATGTTTAAAAGCCCTGGCCCCAGAATGGCCACAATGGCAATAGCTAAAAGCAGGCTCGGAAAAGCCAGCATTATATCCATGACCCTCATAACTATGTTATCAACCCATCCCCCGGCATAACCCGAAGCTGCCCCAATCAAAGTCCCTACTATTATGGCCAGGGAGACCGAGGCTACCCCTACGGAAAGAGATACTCTCGCTCCATATATTACACGGCTTAAAAGGTCCCTCCCCACCTCATCAATTCCGAAGGGGTGTTTCCAGGAAGGGGGCTCCCTGCGCCTGGTGATATCCTGAGCGAGGGGGTCGTAAGGAGCTATCCAGGGGGCAAAGATGGCGCAGAAGACAAAAATTCCCAGAAGGACCATCCCTATTATCGCCAGTTTGTTCCGGAAAAGCCTCCTTAGGGCATCCCTGAAGAGGCTTGTCTGAGCAGGTACTCCAATCTCCACCTTCATCACCTCCCCTTAAATCACTCATACCTTATGCGGGGGTCAAGGTAGGCATAGGATATATCCACCACCAAGTTTATTAAGACGAATAGGACAGCGATAACCAGCACGCTGCCCTGGACAGCCGGATAATCCCTGGCCAGGATGCGGTCCACCACAAGTCTGCCCATACCTGGCCAGGAAAAGATAGTCTCAGTAAGGATTGCCCCAGCCAGAAGGTAACCAAGCTCGAGGCCTATGACCGTTATTACAGGCAGGAAAGCGTTCTTGAGGGCGTGCCGGAAGACCACCACCCTTTCCTTGAGTCCTTTAGCCCTGGCCGTCCGGATGTAATCCTGATAAAGGACCTCCAGCAAGCTGGAGCGAGTCATCCTGGCTATTATAGACATGGGGATAGTCCCGAGAGCAATGGAGGGAAGGACGAGGTGTTTTAGGCAATCCACCAAGGCTTCCCAGTTTCCGGTAACCAGG
Encoded proteins:
- a CDS encoding ABC transporter permease, whose translation is TLGAMFIACLFGITAGIIAAYYHNSVLDLATMVGALIGVSMPVFWLGLILMYVFGFKLKWLPPSGRITPGIPMPPIPEVYNINLTGPIGEKVMWFLYFLSNFYILNSLVTGNWEALVDCLKHLVLPSIALGTIPMSIIARMTRSSLLEVLYQDYIRTARAKGLKERVVVFRHALKNAFLPVITVIGLELGYLLAGAILTETIFSWPGMGRLVVDRILARDYPAVQGSVLVIAVLFVLINLVVDISYAYLDPRIRYE
- a CDS encoding ABC transporter permease — translated: MKVEIGVPAQTSLFRDALRRLFRNKLAIIGMVLLGIFVFCAIFAPWIAPYDPLAQDITRRREPPSWKHPFGIDEVGRDLLSRVIYGARVSLSVGVASVSLAIIVGTLIGAASGYAGGWVDNIVMRVMDIMLAFPSLLLAIAIVAILGPGLLNMLYAIAFVSIPVYARIVRASVLAAKETDYVLAARAIGCSSSRILFRHIMPNCLTPIIVQGTLGIATAILDAAGLSFLGLGAQPPTPEWGAMLGQGRGSVFTAPHVVIFPGLAIMLTVLGFNLLGDGLRDALDPRLRV